The following coding sequences lie in one Pectobacterium sp. A5351 genomic window:
- the potC gene encoding spermidine/putrescine ABC transporter permease PotC: MTGRLIRGGFMSIIYAYLYIPIVILIVNSFNQARFGINWQGFTLDWYRLLINNDSLLQAAQHSLTMAVFSATFATLIGSLTAVALYRYRFRGKPFVGGMLFVVMMSPDIVMAISLLVLFMLLGISLGFWSLLFSHITFCLPFVVVTVYSRLKGFDVRMLEAARDLGASEVIILRKIILPLAMPAVAASWLLSFTLSMDDVVVSSFVTGPAYEILPLKIYSMVKVGVSPEVNALATILLILSLVLVLSSQLILRDRTGK, from the coding sequence ATGACCGGGCGCTTAATTCGCGGTGGATTTATGTCCATCATTTACGCTTACCTGTATATCCCGATCGTCATTCTGATCGTGAATTCATTTAATCAGGCGCGTTTTGGCATCAACTGGCAGGGATTTACGCTGGACTGGTATCGGCTGCTGATAAACAACGATAGTCTGCTTCAGGCCGCGCAGCATTCGCTGACGATGGCCGTCTTTTCCGCCACCTTCGCCACGCTAATTGGCTCTCTGACGGCTGTTGCGCTATACCGCTACCGTTTTCGTGGCAAGCCTTTTGTCGGCGGCATGTTGTTCGTGGTGATGATGTCGCCGGATATCGTGATGGCCATCTCGCTGCTGGTGCTCTTCATGCTGTTGGGCATCTCGCTCGGGTTCTGGTCGTTGCTGTTTTCCCACATCACGTTCTGCCTGCCGTTTGTGGTGGTGACCGTCTATTCGCGCCTGAAAGGGTTTGACGTGCGGATGCTGGAAGCCGCGCGTGATTTGGGTGCCAGCGAGGTGATTATTTTGCGCAAAATCATTCTACCGCTGGCGATGCCAGCCGTGGCTGCGAGTTGGCTGCTGAGCTTTACGCTGTCGATGGATGACGTAGTAGTGTCCTCGTTTGTCACCGGGCCCGCGTATGAAATTCTGCCATTGAAGATTTACTCGATGGTGAAAGTTGGCGTATCCCCTGAAGTCAACGCACTGGCGACGATTTTACTCATTCTGTCGCTCGTGTTGGTGCTCAGTAGCCAGCTGATTTTACGCGACCGCACCGGAAAGTAA
- the potB gene encoding spermidine/putrescine ABC transporter permease PotB, with the protein MKTSRKRFQNIIITLIVAWLVLFVFLPNLMIIGTSFLTRDDTHFVSLVFTLENYTRLADPLYASVLLHSLNMAVIATLCCLLLGYPFAFILARLPKKIQPLMLFLLIVPFWTNSLIRIYGLKIFLSTRGHLNEFLLWTGLIDTPLRIMYTSEAVILGLIYILLPFMVLPLYSSIEKLDKSYLEAARDLGANKWQTFTRVVIPLTMPGIIAGCLLVLLPAMGLFFVADLMGGAKNLLIGNVIKSQFLNIRDWPFGAATSICLTLVMGVLLFIYYRTARLLNKKGELE; encoded by the coding sequence ATGAAGACGTCGCGTAAACGCTTTCAAAACATCATTATCACACTCATCGTTGCTTGGCTGGTGCTGTTTGTTTTCCTGCCCAACCTGATGATTATCGGCACCAGTTTTCTGACGCGCGATGACACGCATTTCGTCAGCCTGGTCTTTACGCTGGAAAACTATACGCGACTGGCCGATCCGCTTTATGCTTCCGTCCTGCTGCATTCGCTGAATATGGCCGTTATCGCCACGCTCTGCTGCCTGCTGCTGGGCTATCCGTTTGCCTTTATTCTGGCGCGCTTACCGAAAAAAATTCAGCCGCTGATGCTGTTTCTGCTGATTGTGCCCTTTTGGACCAACTCGCTGATTCGCATTTATGGGCTGAAAATCTTTCTCAGCACGCGCGGCCATCTGAATGAATTTCTGCTCTGGACTGGCCTGATTGATACGCCGCTGCGGATCATGTACACCTCCGAAGCGGTCATTCTCGGCCTGATTTACATCCTGCTGCCTTTTATGGTGCTGCCGCTCTATTCCAGCATTGAAAAGCTCGATAAATCCTACCTTGAAGCCGCTCGCGATCTGGGTGCCAATAAGTGGCAAACCTTTACTCGCGTGGTAATCCCGCTGACCATGCCGGGAATTATCGCTGGCTGCCTGCTGGTGCTGCTGCCCGCCATGGGACTGTTTTTCGTGGCCGACCTGATGGGCGGTGCCAAGAATCTGCTGATCGGTAACGTCATTAAAAGCCAGTTCCTCAATATCCGCGATTGGCCGTTTGGTGCCGCGACCAGTATCTGCCTGACGCTGGTCATGGGCGTGCTGCTGTTTATCTACTACCGCACAGCCCGCCTGCTGAATAAAAAAGGAGAGCTGGAATGA
- the potA gene encoding spermidine/putrescine ABC transporter ATP-binding protein PotA → MPVIDMPVVELLNVHKGFDGKDIISHFNLTINNGEFLTILGPSGCGKTTVLRLIAGLETVDSGTVMLEKQDITHQPAEQRHVNTVFQSYALFPHLSVFENVAFGLRMQKTPAAEIAPRVIDALKMVQLEELAQRRPHQLSGGQQQRVAIARAVVNQPKVLLLDESLSALDYKLRKQMQNELKALQRKLGITFIFVTHDQEEALTMSDRIVVMRDGRIEQDGTPREIYEEPKNLFVASFIGEINIFDAVVLERLDEQRVRAQVEGHECVITVSFPVTVGQHLNVLLRPEDLRVEELGDGMQAEGMVGYVRERNYKGMTLESNIELENGKMVMVSEFFNEDDPDFDHSLNQKVDVTWVESWEVVLHDEDVA, encoded by the coding sequence ATGCCGGTCATTGATATGCCGGTCGTTGAATTGCTCAACGTCCATAAAGGCTTTGATGGCAAAGACATTATTTCACATTTTAATCTCACCATTAATAACGGTGAGTTTCTGACGATCCTGGGGCCATCCGGCTGCGGAAAAACCACCGTACTGCGCCTGATTGCCGGTCTGGAAACGGTCGATAGCGGTACTGTCATGCTGGAAAAGCAGGACATCACCCATCAGCCCGCCGAGCAGCGGCACGTTAATACCGTATTTCAAAGTTATGCCCTGTTTCCTCACCTCAGCGTGTTTGAGAACGTGGCGTTTGGTCTGCGCATGCAGAAAACGCCCGCCGCAGAGATTGCGCCACGCGTGATTGACGCGCTGAAAATGGTGCAGTTAGAGGAACTGGCGCAGCGCCGTCCGCATCAGTTGTCCGGCGGCCAGCAACAGCGCGTAGCCATCGCCCGCGCTGTCGTCAATCAGCCGAAAGTGCTGCTGCTGGATGAATCCCTGTCCGCGCTCGATTATAAGCTGCGTAAGCAGATGCAGAACGAACTGAAGGCGCTGCAACGTAAGCTGGGCATCACCTTTATTTTCGTCACGCACGATCAGGAAGAAGCGCTGACCATGTCCGACCGCATCGTGGTGATGCGCGATGGACGTATCGAGCAAGACGGCACGCCGCGTGAAATCTACGAAGAGCCGAAAAACCTGTTCGTTGCCAGCTTTATTGGCGAAATAAATATCTTTGATGCTGTCGTGCTAGAGCGGTTGGACGAACAGCGGGTGCGTGCGCAGGTCGAAGGCCATGAGTGCGTTATCACCGTCAGCTTCCCGGTTACCGTCGGCCAACACCTCAATGTGCTGCTGCGGCCGGAAGATTTACGCGTCGAAGAGCTGGGCGACGGTATGCAGGCGGAAGGGATGGTGGGCTACGTGCGCGAGCGCAACTATAAAGGCATGACGCTGGAATCCAACATCGAGTTGGAAAACGGCAAGATGGTCATGGTCAGCGAGTTCTTTAACGAAGACGATCCCGACTTCGATCATTCACTCAACCAGAAAGTCGACGTCACCTGGGTGGAAAGTTGGGAGGTCGTCCTGCACGATGAAGACGTCGCGTAA
- the pepT gene encoding peptidase T, giving the protein MDKLLDRFLNYVSFDTQSKSGVRQVPSTDGQLKLARALQQELLELGFEQVVLSKQGCLMATLPANVAWPVPAIGFISHMDTSPDFSGKNVNPQILENYRGGDIALGVGDEVLSPVMFPVLHQLLGQTLITTDGKTLLGADDKAGIAEIMTALVRLKKSQLPHGDIRVAFTPDEEIGKGAQFFDVNAFNAQWAYTVDGGGVGELEYENFNAASVQVKIVGNNVHPGSAKGVMVNALTLATRYHQHVPESQSPEQTDGYQGFYHLHTMKGSVERADLQYIVRDFDRNGFEQRKQTMLDIAETVGAGLHPDCYIEVTITDTYYNMREQVEQHPHIIALAQQAMRDCDIEPNMKPIRGGTDGAHLSFQGLPCPNLFTGGYNYHGKHEFVTLEGMEKAVSVIMRIAELTALRAKP; this is encoded by the coding sequence ATGGATAAATTACTCGACAGATTTTTGAACTACGTTTCATTTGATACACAGTCTAAATCCGGCGTCCGACAGGTGCCGAGCACCGACGGTCAGCTGAAACTGGCGCGTGCATTGCAGCAGGAATTGCTCGAACTGGGGTTTGAACAGGTTGTGCTCAGCAAACAGGGCTGCCTGATGGCGACGCTTCCAGCTAACGTTGCCTGGCCCGTTCCGGCTATCGGTTTTATTTCACATATGGATACGTCGCCGGATTTTAGCGGCAAAAATGTTAACCCGCAGATTCTGGAAAACTACCGCGGCGGCGATATTGCTTTGGGCGTGGGGGATGAAGTGTTGTCACCTGTGATGTTCCCGGTGCTGCACCAGCTACTGGGGCAGACGCTGATTACCACCGATGGCAAAACGCTGCTGGGGGCAGATGATAAGGCGGGCATTGCGGAAATCATGACCGCGCTGGTGCGCCTGAAAAAAAGCCAACTCCCGCACGGTGACATTCGCGTTGCCTTTACGCCCGATGAAGAAATTGGCAAGGGCGCACAATTTTTTGATGTTAACGCGTTTAACGCACAGTGGGCCTATACCGTGGATGGCGGTGGTGTCGGCGAACTGGAGTATGAGAATTTTAACGCCGCGTCGGTTCAGGTGAAAATTGTGGGCAACAATGTGCACCCCGGTAGCGCCAAAGGCGTGATGGTGAACGCGCTGACGCTCGCCACTCGCTATCACCAGCATGTGCCGGAGAGCCAATCGCCGGAACAAACGGACGGCTATCAGGGGTTCTACCACCTTCACACGATGAAAGGTTCTGTAGAACGTGCAGACTTGCAGTACATCGTTCGCGATTTTGACCGCAACGGCTTTGAACAGCGGAAACAAACGATGCTGGATATTGCGGAAACGGTTGGTGCAGGGCTGCATCCGGATTGCTACATTGAAGTTACGATTACCGATACCTATTACAACATGCGTGAGCAGGTTGAGCAGCACCCGCACATTATTGCGCTGGCGCAGCAGGCGATGCGGGATTGCGATATTGAGCCGAATATGAAACCGATTCGCGGCGGCACTGACGGCGCACACCTGTCATTTCAGGGGCTACCGTGCCCGAATCTGTTTACCGGCGGCTACAACTATCATGGCAAACATGAATTTGTCACGTTGGAAGGCATGGAAAAGGCGGTCTCTGTGATTATGCGTATTGCGGAACTGACGGCACTGCGTGCGAAGCCGTAA
- a CDS encoding ribosomal protein uL16 3-hydroxylase, with product MDYQLNLDWQDFLANYWQKRPLLIKGGFTHFIDPISPDELAGLALENEVDSRLVSHQNGRWQVSHGPFESYDHLGESNWSLLVQAVDHWHEPSSALMQPFRQLPDWRTDDLMISFSVPGGGVGPHLDQYDVFIIQGTGRRRWRIGEKIPMKQHCPHPDLLQVDPFDAIIDEELEPGDIVYIPPGFPHEGYSLENSLNYSVGFRAPNARELVSGFADYVLSRELGSHRYSDPEIPSREHIASVLPQELDALQKMMLDLVQQPEHFQNWFGEFISQSRHELDLSPPEPPYQAGEVYDYLQQGEPLRRLGGLRVICVGDSCFVNGEKVNSTHKAALFALAEHPTIDAEQLGDALEDPSFLAQLTVLINSGYWYFAD from the coding sequence ATGGACTATCAGCTCAATCTCGACTGGCAGGATTTTTTAGCGAACTACTGGCAAAAGCGCCCGCTCCTGATTAAAGGCGGCTTCACGCATTTTATCGATCCGATTTCACCTGATGAACTCGCCGGTCTGGCGTTGGAAAACGAGGTCGATAGCCGTCTGGTCAGCCATCAGAACGGACGCTGGCAAGTCAGCCACGGCCCTTTCGAGAGCTATGATCATCTGGGGGAAAGTAACTGGTCGCTGCTGGTACAGGCCGTCGATCACTGGCATGAGCCCTCTTCTGCCTTGATGCAGCCATTTCGACAACTGCCGGATTGGCGTACTGATGATTTGATGATTTCATTTTCCGTTCCCGGTGGTGGCGTAGGGCCGCATCTGGATCAGTATGATGTGTTCATCATTCAGGGGACGGGACGTCGCCGCTGGCGCATCGGTGAAAAAATACCGATGAAGCAGCATTGCCCACACCCAGACCTGCTACAGGTCGACCCGTTTGATGCCATTATTGATGAAGAGCTGGAACCGGGCGATATCGTCTATATTCCACCGGGTTTCCCACATGAAGGCTATTCGCTGGAGAACTCGCTGAACTACTCGGTGGGTTTCCGTGCGCCAAATGCGCGCGAGCTGGTTAGCGGTTTTGCAGATTATGTGCTTTCCCGTGAACTCGGCAGCCATCGCTACAGCGATCCCGAAATTCCCTCCCGTGAACATATCGCCAGCGTGCTGCCGCAAGAACTGGATGCGCTGCAAAAAATGATGCTGGATTTGGTGCAACAGCCGGAGCATTTTCAGAACTGGTTTGGTGAGTTTATTTCCCAGTCCCGCCATGAGCTCGATCTCTCACCGCCGGAGCCACCTTATCAGGCTGGCGAAGTGTATGACTATCTGCAACAAGGTGAGCCACTGCGCCGTTTAGGCGGCCTGCGGGTCATCTGCGTTGGGGATAGCTGCTTCGTTAACGGAGAGAAGGTGAACAGCACGCACAAGGCAGCGCTGTTTGCATTGGCTGAGCATCCTACCATTGATGCGGAGCAACTGGGCGATGCACTGGAAGATCCGTCCTTCCTCGCGCAGCTCACCGTGCTGATCAACAGCGGCTACTGGTACTTCGCGGATTAA
- the phoQ gene encoding two-component system sensor histidine kinase PhoQ, with product MSDKTPPFSLRIRFLLATAAIVLALSLAYGVVAIIGYSANFDKTSFRLLRGESNLYYSLAQWRDNQLNIITPPDVDINFPTLVLIYDEHGNMLWREKHVPELEALINPEWLNKTAYHELDTDTNTSSAVLTGNTLLLGSLRALNGAHSNALTHSIAVNVYPQTEHLPSITIVVVDRIPQELQQQDVVWEWFSYVLIANLLLVLPLLWLGAHWSLRPIQHLVKQIAELEKGTREQLDENPPRELFSLVKNLNILLNNERQRYHKYRTTLTDLTHSLKTPLAVLQTTLRALRTGKEITIDQAEPIMLAQISRISQQIGYYLHRASVRSEHNLLIREVHSVPALLDGLCSALNKVYQRKGVVLTLDIPPELTFVGEKNDFMEVLGNILDNACKYCLEFVEISVQYSDHKLHLIVDDDGPGIHESKREMIFLRGQRADRMRPGQGIGLAVAVEIIEQYQGEILISDSALGGARVEAIFSRQNLSQNEG from the coding sequence ATGAGCGATAAGACGCCGCCCTTCTCTCTCCGCATTCGTTTTTTACTGGCGACAGCGGCCATCGTACTGGCGTTGTCGCTAGCCTATGGCGTTGTCGCCATTATCGGTTACAGCGCCAACTTTGATAAAACCTCATTCCGCCTCCTGCGCGGCGAGAGTAACCTCTACTACAGCCTCGCCCAGTGGCGCGATAACCAACTGAATATCATCACGCCGCCCGATGTTGATATCAACTTTCCCACGCTGGTGTTGATATACGATGAGCATGGCAACATGCTCTGGCGCGAAAAGCACGTTCCAGAGTTGGAAGCGCTGATCAATCCGGAATGGCTGAACAAGACTGCCTATCATGAATTGGATACCGACACCAATACCAGCAGCGCAGTATTAACGGGCAATACCTTGTTACTGGGCAGTTTGCGGGCATTGAATGGCGCGCATAGTAATGCCTTAACGCACTCCATCGCCGTGAACGTTTATCCGCAGACCGAGCATCTCCCGTCCATCACGATTGTTGTCGTCGATCGCATTCCGCAGGAGCTTCAGCAACAAGACGTCGTATGGGAATGGTTCAGCTATGTTCTGATCGCCAACCTTCTTCTGGTGCTTCCCCTGCTGTGGCTAGGCGCGCACTGGAGTCTGCGCCCTATTCAGCATTTGGTAAAACAGATCGCCGAGCTGGAAAAAGGCACGCGTGAACAACTGGATGAAAATCCGCCGCGCGAATTGTTCAGTCTGGTGAAAAACTTGAATATCCTGCTGAACAACGAACGTCAGCGCTACCATAAGTACCGCACGACGCTCACCGATCTCACCCACAGTTTGAAAACGCCGTTGGCCGTCTTACAAACCACGTTGCGCGCGCTACGTACCGGTAAAGAGATCACTATCGATCAGGCTGAGCCCATTATGCTGGCGCAGATCAGTCGCATCTCGCAGCAGATTGGCTATTATCTGCATCGCGCCAGCGTGCGCTCCGAACATAATTTACTGATACGCGAAGTACACTCGGTTCCGGCGCTGCTGGATGGCCTGTGTTCCGCGCTAAATAAGGTGTATCAACGCAAAGGCGTGGTGTTGACGCTCGATATTCCCCCCGAACTGACCTTCGTCGGTGAGAAGAATGACTTCATGGAAGTGCTGGGCAATATTCTTGATAATGCCTGTAAGTACTGTCTGGAGTTTGTCGAGATTAGCGTGCAATACTCCGATCACAAGCTGCATCTGATTGTCGATGACGACGGCCCCGGTATTCATGAGAGTAAGCGCGAAATGATTTTCCTGCGTGGACAACGTGCTGACCGCATGCGCCCCGGACAAGGTATCGGCCTCGCCGTGGCCGTCGAAATTATCGAACAGTACCAAGGTGAGATCCTGATCAGCGACAGCGCACTGGGCGGTGCCCGAGTCGAAGCTATTTTCTCCCGCCAGAACCTGAGCCAGAATGAGGGGTAA
- the phoP gene encoding two-component system response regulator PhoP, giving the protein MRILVVEDNVLLRHHLTVQMNEMGHQVDAASDAKEADYFLHENMPDIAIVDLGLPDEDGMSMIRRWRAHQVKLPILVLTAREGWQDKVAVLEAGADDYVTKPFHMEEVVARLQALMRRNSGLASQIISLPPFEIDLSRRELVIHGAPIKLTAFEYTIIETLIRNKGKVVSKESLMLQLYPDAELRESHTIDVLMGRLRKKIQQAEAPDVITTVRGQGYRFDIDTPSGSV; this is encoded by the coding sequence ATGCGGATTCTGGTCGTTGAAGATAATGTATTACTGCGCCATCACTTAACCGTTCAGATGAACGAAATGGGGCATCAGGTTGATGCCGCGTCTGACGCCAAAGAAGCGGATTATTTCCTGCATGAGAATATGCCGGACATCGCCATTGTCGACCTCGGGTTGCCCGATGAAGATGGCATGAGCATGATCCGTCGTTGGCGCGCGCATCAGGTCAAACTCCCGATTCTGGTGCTGACGGCGCGTGAAGGCTGGCAGGACAAAGTGGCGGTACTGGAAGCTGGTGCAGACGATTACGTGACCAAACCGTTCCATATGGAAGAGGTCGTCGCGCGGTTGCAGGCGCTGATGCGGCGCAATAGCGGGCTGGCATCTCAAATCATCAGCCTGCCGCCCTTTGAGATCGATTTGTCACGCCGCGAGCTGGTGATCCATGGAGCGCCTATCAAGCTCACTGCGTTCGAATACACCATTATCGAGACGTTGATTCGTAACAAAGGAAAGGTTGTCAGCAAAGAATCGCTGATGCTACAGCTATATCCCGATGCAGAACTGCGGGAAAGTCATACTATCGACGTGCTGATGGGGCGACTGCGTAAGAAAATTCAGCAAGCAGAGGCACCGGATGTGATCACGACCGTGCGTGGGCAAGGATATCGTTTTGATATTGATACGCCTTCAGGCTCCGTATGA
- the purB gene encoding adenylosuccinate lyase, producing the protein MELSSLTAVSPIDGRYGDKVSTLRTIFSEFGLLKFRVQVEVRWLQKLAACAEIQEVPAFDADANAFLDKIVAEFSEEDAARIKTIERTTNHDVKAVEYFLKEKVAAIPALHAVNEFIHFACTSEDINNLSHALMLDTARRDVILPHWRQIIDALKTLAQEYRDIPLLSRTHGQPATPSTIGKEFANVAYRMERQYRQLQQVEILGKINGAVGNYNAHLAAYPEVDWHQFSESFVTSLGINWNPYTTQIEPHDYIAELFDCIARFNTILIDFDRDIWGYIALNHFKQKTIAGEIGSSTMPHKVNPIDFENSEGNLGLANAVLAHLASKLPVSRWQRDLTDSTVLRNLGVGVGYALIAYQATMKGISKLEVNRDRLADELDHNWEVLAEPIQTVMRRYGIEKPYEKLKELTRGKRVDAAGIQEFIDGLALPEAEKTRLKAMTPANYIGRAITMVDDLK; encoded by the coding sequence ATGGAATTATCCTCACTGACCGCCGTTTCCCCTATTGATGGACGCTACGGCGATAAAGTCAGCACGTTGCGCACCATTTTCAGCGAATTCGGTTTGCTGAAATTCCGTGTGCAGGTTGAAGTACGTTGGCTGCAAAAACTGGCAGCCTGTGCAGAGATCCAGGAAGTTCCTGCATTTGACGCCGACGCAAACGCTTTCCTTGATAAAATTGTCGCCGAATTCAGTGAAGAAGATGCGGCTCGCATTAAAACCATCGAGCGTACCACCAACCACGACGTGAAAGCCGTTGAATACTTCCTGAAAGAAAAAGTTGCCGCGATTCCTGCGCTGCACGCCGTCAACGAATTCATCCACTTCGCCTGTACGTCAGAAGATATCAACAACCTGTCTCACGCGCTGATGCTGGACACCGCTCGCCGCGACGTCATTCTGCCGCACTGGCGTCAAATCATTGATGCGCTGAAAACGCTGGCGCAGGAATACCGCGATATCCCGCTGCTTTCTCGCACACACGGTCAGCCCGCTACGCCCTCCACCATCGGTAAAGAGTTCGCTAACGTGGCCTACCGCATGGAGCGCCAATATCGTCAACTGCAACAGGTTGAGATTCTGGGTAAGATTAATGGCGCCGTCGGTAACTATAACGCCCATCTGGCTGCCTACCCGGAAGTGGACTGGCACCAGTTCAGCGAAAGCTTTGTCACCTCACTGGGCATCAACTGGAACCCGTATACCACGCAGATCGAGCCGCACGATTACATCGCCGAACTGTTCGATTGCATCGCGCGTTTCAACACGATTTTGATCGACTTTGATCGTGATATCTGGGGCTACATCGCGCTGAATCACTTCAAACAGAAAACCATTGCAGGCGAAATCGGTTCCTCCACCATGCCGCACAAAGTGAACCCGATTGACTTCGAAAACTCAGAAGGCAACCTGGGTCTGGCGAACGCCGTTCTGGCGCATCTGGCCAGCAAACTGCCGGTTTCTCGCTGGCAGCGTGACCTCACCGACTCCACCGTGCTGCGTAATCTGGGCGTAGGTGTGGGCTATGCACTGATCGCCTATCAGGCCACGATGAAAGGCATTAGCAAACTGGAAGTGAACCGCGATCGTCTGGCAGATGAACTGGATCACAACTGGGAAGTCCTGGCAGAACCGATCCAAACGGTCATGCGCCGTTACGGGATTGAAAAACCGTACGAAAAGCTGAAAGAGCTGACGCGTGGTAAACGCGTTGATGCCGCGGGTATTCAGGAATTTATCGATGGTCTGGCATTACCAGAAGCGGAAAAAACGCGTCTGAAAGCCATGACGCCAGCCAACTACATCGGCCGCGCTATCACCATGGTCGATGACCTGAAATAA
- the hflD gene encoding high frequency lysogenization protein HflD — protein MAKNYYEITLALAGICQSAHAVQQLAHTGHCNNDVLHTSLNSVLNLNPASTLAVYGNDEQNLKVGVETLLGILNTSSNKGAGAELSRYAFSLIALERKLKAKPAALDELGKRIGQLERQLEHFELLSETIVSALAAIYVDVISTLGPRIQVTGSPEVLKNSQVQAKVRAALLAGIRSAVLWQQIGGGRLQLMFSRGQLVKEAKQILARCPSV, from the coding sequence GTGGCTAAGAATTATTATGAGATTACGCTGGCGTTAGCAGGCATTTGCCAATCAGCGCATGCCGTCCAGCAGTTGGCCCATACGGGTCACTGTAATAACGATGTGCTGCATACCTCGCTGAACAGCGTGTTGAACCTTAATCCGGCGTCCACGCTGGCCGTTTACGGCAATGACGAGCAAAACCTGAAAGTTGGGGTGGAAACGCTGTTAGGCATTCTGAACACCAGCAGCAATAAAGGCGCGGGTGCGGAATTATCACGCTATGCTTTCAGCCTGATTGCGTTAGAGCGCAAGCTGAAAGCGAAGCCTGCCGCGCTTGACGAATTAGGTAAACGCATCGGGCAGTTAGAGCGCCAACTGGAGCATTTCGAGCTGCTTTCCGAAACGATTGTCAGCGCGCTGGCTGCAATTTACGTGGATGTTATCAGTACGCTGGGGCCACGTATTCAGGTTACCGGCTCACCGGAAGTGCTGAAAAACAGTCAGGTGCAGGCGAAAGTGCGCGCGGCCCTGCTGGCCGGTATCCGCTCTGCGGTACTCTGGCAGCAAATTGGTGGTGGACGCCTACAGCTGATGTTCTCACGCGGCCAGTTGGTTAAAGAAGCAAAACAGATATTGGCGCGTTGCCCATCCGTTTGA
- the mnmA gene encoding tRNA 2-thiouridine(34) synthase MnmA, translated as MSDNSQKKVIVGMSGGVDSSVSAYLLQQQGYHVEGLFMKNWEEDDDTEYCSAATDLADAQAVCDKLGIELHTVNFAAEYWDNVFELFLEEYKAGRTPNPDILCNKEIKFKAFLEFAAEDLGADYIATGHYVRRHDVDGKSRLLRGMDGNKDQSYFLYTLSHEQIAQSLFPVGELEKPQVRKIAEELELATAKKKDSTGICFIGERKFTDFLARYLPAQPGPILSVDDNKPMGQHQGLMYHTLGQRKGLGIGGVKDGGEDPWYVVDKDVANNILYVAQGHEHPRLMSYGLIAQQLHWVDRQPLTAELRCTVKTRYRQADIPCTVTPLGDDRITVRFDEPVAAVTPGQSAVFYLDDVCLGGGIIEERLQE; from the coding sequence ATGTCAGATAACAGCCAGAAAAAAGTGATTGTCGGTATGTCCGGCGGTGTCGATTCCTCCGTTTCCGCCTACCTGTTACAGCAACAGGGCTATCATGTTGAAGGCCTGTTCATGAAGAATTGGGAAGAGGACGACGACACGGAATATTGCTCGGCAGCCACCGACCTTGCCGATGCGCAAGCCGTTTGTGACAAGCTGGGTATCGAACTACATACCGTCAACTTTGCCGCGGAATATTGGGACAACGTTTTTGAACTCTTCCTTGAAGAATACAAAGCGGGCCGAACTCCCAACCCCGATATCCTGTGCAATAAAGAAATCAAATTCAAAGCCTTTCTGGAATTCGCCGCCGAGGATCTCGGCGCAGACTATATCGCGACAGGCCACTATGTCCGCCGTCACGACGTTGACGGCAAAAGCCGTTTGCTGCGCGGCATGGACGGCAACAAAGACCAGAGCTATTTTCTTTATACGCTGAGCCACGAGCAGATCGCACAAAGTCTGTTCCCCGTCGGCGAACTGGAAAAACCGCAGGTGCGCAAGATCGCCGAAGAGCTCGAGCTGGCAACCGCGAAGAAGAAAGACTCTACCGGTATCTGCTTTATCGGCGAGCGCAAATTTACTGATTTTCTGGCACGCTACCTGCCCGCACAGCCGGGTCCGATTCTGTCCGTCGATGACAACAAACCGATGGGACAACATCAAGGGCTGATGTACCACACGCTGGGGCAGCGTAAAGGGCTGGGCATTGGCGGCGTCAAAGATGGCGGTGAAGATCCCTGGTACGTGGTGGATAAAGATGTCGCCAACAATATTCTGTATGTCGCGCAGGGCCACGAACACCCTCGCCTGATGTCCTACGGCTTAATCGCACAACAGTTGCATTGGGTTGACCGTCAACCGCTCACCGCTGAATTACGCTGTACGGTGAAAACCCGTTACCGTCAGGCGGACATCCCCTGCACCGTCACGCCACTTGGCGACGATCGCATTACCGTACGTTTTGATGAGCCCGTTGCAGCCGTGACGCCGGGCCAATCCGCCGTTTTTTATCTGGACGACGTGTGCCTTGGCGGCGGCATCATTGAAGAACGCTTACAGGAGTAA